TTCGTAAACGCGCTTCATCGGTAAATGTCTTACCACATGCTTGGCATGCAAATTGTTCCCTGTGGCCATAAAGCAAATACTCAAATTTCATATCTCCTGTTGTGGTGGTCCATGCTGGTGCTTGCTCATCTTTTACTTCATTAATGCCCTCATTAAAAGTCAGAGCCTGTGGGGTTTGTGGAGCCAATTCTTTAGGTTCAGTTGACTCCATCGCTTCAACTTCCTGACCGTAGCAATTCACTTTTCGCACTTCTTCACTACCTAATTCTTTAAGGATTGCTTCCTGAACTCGCAGTGTAGATGTAGGCAACTTTTCCTCTTCATGGACCTGAGCCGCCCCTTCAACTGTGTCATCTGAAGGACTATCATCGTGATCTCCAATTTCTTCTACTTCATCGTCTTGATTGTCATTGGACTCACCAACCTGACGACTTATTTTTAGGCTTGTATCATAAGCATATTTATTTTTCGGAGATGAAGGATTCTCATCAGCTGTCGAAACATCCCGTTTCTGAGAGCACAGCTTATCCAAAAACCTTATACCGAGTATCTGACCAGAAGACATCATTAAATTCACATCCTCCTTCTTGACAGCAATTTTTGATGTATACATATAGTTAAGAACTTCCTCGAATATATCAGACCGCAGAAAATCAATTTCTATGACGGATGAACTGTCAACTTCTAGTTTCTTGAAAAGTTTCTTAAAGTATGTACTGCAGGCAGCAAGTACACACCTGTGTGCCCTGAACTTCACATCTTCAACAACAATGGCGATATCACAAAATTCACCTTCTAGTCGTTGCTCATTCAGCGTCTTTAAAAATACAGTCTTATGATCATCATCATTATATTTTAGTGTTTCAGACATGCttataaaaaaatcctaaaaaaaaggagaaaaagaaatttgaaaaaatacTCAACATGTATACTTTTCTAAATCTAGTAGCCATTTTATGCCAACATTCACAGTTTCTCAGAAATGTAAGTGGTTTATTGCTATTTATATTCCGATAACTATAAGCTAAAAAACAGCCAAACCCACTGATTTCAGCAGATGTTGAGGAAAGAAGGATCGGACATGCTGGACTTCAGCATGCAAAACAAGAAACAGCAAGGGCTGGCACACAAAAGGATATATATCAAAAGAGTGCAAGAAATTTACCCTTTCAAGACCCTTAACCCTTTTCTATATTTCCGTTCACAGGGTGCTTGGCAGTGGCTTATTATCCTCTATTATTCTCTACTAAGAATACATGCACGCTCGGTGTAACCATACACCGTGAGCTGTGAGGGGGTCAGTCATTTAGCTATTCCTCCTAATCCCACCATAGGATGAAGGTATTCTCATGAAAGAGGGTAATATGCACCAGCTAAACATCTCTTATAATGACTTATCTCCTGTGACAACAAAGAATCAGGCAagctgaaatccaacatgctgTTCCTTTTTCCCTTCAACATCTGCCAGGGGGAAGTCGAGATGCCCTCATACATATTAGATGATCAACTTGTCCTGTGAAAATCAGCGGGCTAGGCCAAGATTCATCTAATGGTGTTTGGCCAGCTTTAAccgcttaaggaccaggctcattttctgctaatctgaccagtgtcactttatgtgtgaataactttaaaatcgcttttacttatccaggccattctgagatagttttttcgtcacatattgtacttcatgacactggtaaaatggagtaaaaaaaaaattcatttttattttgaaaaaacaaatttaccaaaaattgggaaaaattagcaaattgccaagtttcaatttctctacttctataatacatagtaacacctccaaaaatagttattactttacattccccatatgtctacttcatgtttggatcattttgggattcCCATTTAATTttctggggacgttacaaggcttagacgtttagaagcaaatcttgaaatttttcaaaacccactttttaaggaccaggtcaggtctgaagtcactttgtgaggcttaggactcatgcacacgaccgtgctgttttatttgcggtccgcaaaccgcggatccacaaaaaacggaagccgcccatgtgcctaccacaatttgcggaacggaacggaacgggtggcccattgtagacatgcctattcttgtccgcaaaacggacaagaataggacatgctatattttttggcggggcctcggaacagaggaacggatgcggacagcacacggagtgctgtctgcatcttttgcgaccccattaaggtgaatgggtacacacccaagccgcaaaaacggctCAGATGCGGAACCAAAAAACGGTcgtggatctggcggtgaggggctggaacaaggggatactagtataaaagttatctacgtacaggtggtaacccttatctagcagtgggtgcataaggtcccacacaagtttcccgctaacacccagaatgGGGGGACAtgctgggggttcaatacgggaatctcgcccctcgtacacacaaaacttgtaagtgtaccctgcagtactctcacaaagtttgtacagcttcatgccatacctcgcccgcttagagggaacatactggtggaaaatgagtctcctcttgaaagcaatgagagactcctcaacagcaacctcccttccaggtacataggcctccaaaaatgtgGCCCTGAAGTGGTCGATGACTggccctgattttgtacaggcggtcataggcaggatcacctcggggcaGGGGTGATCCTGACAAATGCGgtcatcgggagcaggcagttccgagaacagcccgatgaaggccccgggtggctgttctcggaactgcctgctcccggtgaccgcatttgtttcagaccggctcgcggcgcaggcacgggtaaggacttacctgtgcctcgccggatttGTGAttgaagatggcagcccgcatgtgttcgcgggagaacacggcaaactggccatcactcaATCCAgtactgcctgtttttttttgactaggcccatgtgcagcacgaggccccaaaacttcCTCaactcggctgcactgaccggagtccagccactggACCTAGCCAAAAtgaagcccgggtgttgagcaataaactgttgggcgaacaagttcgtttgctccaccatcagattcagaaagtggtcactgaaaaaaaaactaaaaaagtcatattcagtgaagcccattgtgggaatctggattcctggatggccaacaaagtcaggaatcacgggctcaaaatcctttggggtacaccagacaaattcaccggtagagggctcaggtggacttatctggtggtccggaaaactagtatgagccccagggcggttcatactagtgtgggccacagggtccctggtatgggggtccccttgctccgcctggtggcgtctccgccgccttgggggctcatcatcatcactagatgatgaggaggacgcagatgacaagaggaaagtggggtcattctcgtcctcactggggctctcggagtcggaagcaagcagggcgtatgcctcctcggccgagaacgtctggcgggccataggggagtgtgtgtgtgtaaaactttatttagtgtgcgtgtgtgtggggggacgggtgttcacgtTCACTaccctaacagaaaaaataaataaaaataaataaaaataaatgaaagcctcaaaaatgtgaaaaagaaacaAGATTCAAACTCAGTGGTcgaagctgatcagtggtggggtgggcgatgcactaacagtggccggacgctaagagtgccggccacagtcagcacacgcacacacaaaaaaaacacttgcgccccaaaaactgtgtgtgtgtggggggggggggggggggggtcggacagctgagtgtgctgtggactaggcctgcacaatatatcgccaaagcaatcgcaattaatcgccatatcgcaatcgccaattggccgacccaaaaatgctgcaattatattaccacattcttcgctttataagacaaactttttccaccccaaaagtagggggaaaatggcagtgcgccttataaagcgatggttgactttttacgtggttgacacggatgtatcgccggccgctatgctgcacatcGCGGcgggcgatacatcagttacagtatggggagggaggaggggctggaggcaagtcgttattttaatgaacaaatgttcttttatttattctatttttattaatctgttctgtgcagtgctattaagaaaatggcaagttttgtattttgtacttttgcagtaatgcaaatatgttatttaatttagtaaaatatgtttgattttgaaaaacactgtgcatttcagttcttgagttaagcataactacatttctgcattatcagtaatttgtgtgtgcttttgccttgaaaatccaagcaaatagacctctagcacaattcccttaaaatatcgcatcgcataccgttatcacaatttttagggccctaatcgcaatcgaacaaaattcccatatcgtgcaacCCTACTGTGGACAGACACCCGATCAGGGCAAAgccgaaaataatttttttttttccctaaagtctccctgcctaacctaatctTTCCCTAAAGCCTGTCCCTGTGAATTTTGGTGGCTCACGTGGGGGTGATGGGGTGCTGGGCTCACTGATGGACGACGGGCTCCTCTCTCCACGGAAGCAGTGttgaggaggagagcagagctgggggaagttaACCCCTGCCCGCCCGTCCAGCCAAtaggaagcgatcctgagaggtgatgtcaccgccacctctcaggatctaaggatggttaAGTATTATCACACCATCACATAGTCTTAGAGccaaagttttttcagtttttgggcgattatcttgggtagggtatgatttttgcaggatgagatgacggtttgattggctctaattttgggtgcgtatgactttttgtttgcttgctattacactttatttttttatttgtattttttttacagtattcatctgaggggttaggtcatgtgatttttttttagagcaggttattacggacgcggcgatacccaatatgtataaaaaaaaattatttatgtaagttttacacaaggatttcatttttgaaacaaaaaaataataatgttttaatctctccatattctgagagccatattttttttcagtttttgggcgattatcttaagtaggggctaattttttgcgggatgaggtgacggttagattggtactattttggtgggcatacgtcttttagatcgcttgctgttgtactttttgcgatgtaaggtgacaaaaaaattgttcatttagcacagtttttattttttacggtgttcatctgaggggttgggtcatgtgatatgtttatagagccggttgttacggacgcggcgatacctaatataaattttttccccccaatttttactttatttggggaaaatgccgtttttgtttatttttacttgaaacgtaaaaaaattttgggggtgggggggaagtaattttttcaacttttttttttgtcccactttgggacttcaacttttgggggtctaatcccctttacaatgcattccaatacttctgtattggaatgcattagctgtatgagtaatacagtgtgtattactcatacagattccagcctgtgagatccagggggctggatctcacaggcttgtccccagaaggcagcgcagatgtctaaggaaggcatcgtgctgccttccatgccatcaggtcccccctacagctgcacggggacccgatggcaccgccgcaacATGTAAAAGACACAAActgcaggaaggggggggggggcaggtcatgcattgtccccgggtgcctgctcaatgatttgagcaggcaccttgttccgatcaccgcccgccggtgattggaactacacatgacgtaccggtacgtcatgtatccttaagtaccgggacatcatgccgtaccgatacgtcatgtgtctggAACAGGTTAAAGAGgatctctcctgacatgcctgttttaatagtttcatgcattcccctgtgataacaattctggaacatctattcttatgactctatgatgtgtctttcctttattatttctactagaagttatgaatgaattgctatcagTCTGCATtaagggtacagatgggtgttaaccAGTTGGGCGGGTGTCCCTGCATGGTCTGAGACTGGAAGCACTGACTGGATAAAGggagactgtgcagggacgcaCCTCCAACTGGTTAACACCCCTCtgcacccttactgcagactgccagctttcaAACCCATGTATCGACAGCTAAAGCAGACCTCCACCCCCTTCCAACCCAAGCAGGACTTGGGGAAAACTGTTAGGCAGTTAAAGCCCAGTATGGTGGCCTACcgctctattcattttctatgggactgccgaagatGGCCTAgaacagcgcttggctatttccagcgatcctatagagaatgaatggagtggcagggcgCATGTCTGACCTGCCGCTTCATCAGATCGGGGGAACGAGATCCCGCTCTTGGGATTTGTGGGGGTCCCAACAATCAGATCCCCATCGATCAGTTagctatcctctatcctgtgtatAGCTGATAACTTTTTTGATCAAATAAGTGAATTTTTTCCTCAAATCACGTCAGGGAATTTTACAACCTCTCCACgtttctttatttaatttttttttacaatacagtTATTTTCTTAAACAGAACTCATACCATGAACAAAGAAGAAGGTGTCCTTCCTGGAGGCTGGCAATTCAAAGTATAAAGTAACCTATAAAGAGAAAGTGTAGTTAGTGATGATTTATATAAATATGATAAGGTATAAATGCAAGACTGGTAGTTAAACGACTCTTCTAATTTTAGGTtaataaagcttaaaggggttctgacgCTTTTTCTTACTGATCATCTATCCTCTGGTTAGTTcatcaggacccccaccgataagctgtttgagaagacagcggcacgggcagtagcgctgcggccttctcgttGTTTAGCataggcccagtgatgtcatgagtagtatcactggcctgggtgcggctaatccccattgaagtgaacggggcttAGCTGTTCTTAGGCCGgagatactagtcgtgatgtcactggcctgcaGGAAACAGCAAGAaagccgcggcactactgccagtgctgctgccttctcaaacagctcagaTGCTGAtggtctatccagaggatagatcatcagtaagaaaaagcgGTACAACCCTGTTAACCCCtgattttgctaatctgacatgtgtcactttatttggTGATAATGTTGAAATGCTTTTACCTTGacataggggtgggcgatataggagatatgcgatataaatttgtgccacgatatggattttgtgcatatcgccgaACCGCGATATGAAAACGGAGCGGTAGTGAATGATCGCGCTCTcggcgcgcaccatgttctcctgagccggcacagtggagaaggagggagtccctccctccctactgtgcacagctgccgctggccACCAGTGAGAACAGAGTAGgatgaggaggggagggactgtggccactgcgccaccaatgaatgcctGAATACCAACGTAGCGTTCATGTTCCGGCCATATCCCGGCCCCTATGACTGCACGCTGCGAtccgccgcaattaacccctcagttgaggGGTTAATCTCGTGGATCACAGcgtcctgtcagaggtcgggaaTGTTCTGcagtctctgcattggtggcagtgggcagatccgctcggagtcccagcagtgtagtgctggagctccgatcggttaccatggcagccaggacgctacagaagtcctggctgccatggtaagttagtgagcagcattatactcacgtgcgccgtggccgccggtcgctccttcttctgtctgtgcggcgcattgctaatgcttatgtaaagtaagaaaaccactaatcagtgaggcaaacaagaaaaaaaggcttcaatttgctatggagcataaagattggactctggagcaatggagtgatgggcgcatcagggtaagaagagaggcagatgaagtgttgcacccatcatgcctagtgcctactgtacaagcctgtgggggcagtgttatgatctggggttgctgcagttggtcaggtctaggttcagcaacagtatgtgctcagCTGACTACTTGAACATActcaatgaccaggttattcaatCAAtggtttttttcttccctgatgacacGGACATATTTCAAGattacaatgccaggattcatcgggctcaaattgtgaaagagtgattCAGGGAGCATgaaacatcattttcacacatggattggccaccacagtgtccagaccttaaccccactgagaatctttgggatgtgctggagaaggctttgtgcagcagtcactctaccatcatcaatgcaagatcttggttaaAAAATTAATGcatcactggatggaaataaatcttgtgacattgcagaagcttatcgaaacaatgccacagtgaatgcgtgccgtaatcaaagctaaaggcggtccaacaaaatatttttgttggGGATGAACAGtgtaagtatttgatacactggcaatTTAGCAAGTTTCCCCACCTACAAAAAATGGAGAGGTTTCTCATTTTTATCGCaagtacacttcaactgtgagagacagaatttaaaaataaatccagaaaatcactttgtatgatttttaaataattaatttgcattttattgcatgaaataagtatttgatacaacagaaaaactgaatttaatgtttggtacagaaaccttacctttacaattacagaggtcagatgtttcctttattttttgACTAAGTTTGTACACACTGCAGCAAagattttcgattgggttcaggtctggagactggctagccCACTCCAGGACCTTAAAATGCTTCTTACGCagccactccttagttgccctggctgtgtgctttgggtcattatcatgctggaagacccagccccaacccatcttaaccccttaaggacacatgacgtatcggtacggcatgtttcccgagtccttaaggacacatgacgtaccggtacgtcatgtgttgttccgatcactgccgtgcggccggctgtgatcggaacaaggtgcctgctcaaatcattgagcaggcacctcggctaaatgcgcgggggggtcccgtgacccccccatgtccgcgatcgcaacaaaccgcaggtcaattcagacctgcggtttgttgcgctttctgcagtttctgatcgctgcggtccctgaccgcggcgatcagaaactttagtgtggcgaaaatatatatttgtcaccccccctgcacctctgaatgattttagcccggtgggaggtgcagggggggtgttgcgggcggtgggggcggtgcgggaggcgggcggtgcggcaggcgggatcgcgatcccccgcccgcctcctattgcgtaatcgttggtgtacagtgggtataccagggtgccagcacattgctggcaccctggtataaacggctgacatcggtgatgcgatgtcagccgtttaaccctttccatacagcggtccgtacggaccgctgtatggaaaaagttaacagtaagagggagctccctccctctccgatcggggggctgcagtgcctttgcagccccccgatggagagggagagagcccccagacagccccccccagagccccgtccttacccttccccgtctgcgcagttctgaccataactgagcagacggggaaggttcccatggcaacaggacgcctctcaggcgtcctgctgtccatggtgctgaacagatctgtgctgaaagcatagatctgttcagtgtaagtaaaatatagtacagtgcaatatatattgtactgtactgtattatacagacatcagacccactggatcttcaagaaccaagtgggtctgggtcaaaaaaaaaagtgaaaaaaaggtaaaaatcaaaaaacacatttatcactgattaaaaattaaaaaaataaaattccctacacatgtttggtatcgccgcgtccgtaacgacctgatctataaaacggtcatgttactttacccgaacggtgaacgccataaaaataaaaaataaaaaactatgatgaaattgaaattttgtcccccttacttcccaaaaaaaggtaataaaagtgatcaaaaaagtcgcatgtacgccaaaattgtaacaatcaaaccgtcatctcatcccgcaaaaaatgagaccctacttaagataatcgtccaaaaactgaaaaaactatggctcttagactatggaaacactaaaacatcattttttttgtttcaaaaatgaaatcattgtgtaaaacttacataaataaaaaaaaagtatacatattaggtatcgccgcgtccgtatcgaccggctctataaaaatatcacatgacctaacccctcaggtgaccaccgtaaaaaaataaaaataaaaacggtgtaaaaaaagccattttttgtcatcttacgtcacaaaaagtgtaatagcaagcgatcaaaaagtcatatgcaccccaaaatagtgccaatcaaaccgtcatctcatcccgcaaaaaatgagaccctacttaagataatcacccaaaaactgaaaaaacaatggctcttagactatggagacactaaaacattttttttgttttaaaaatgaaatcattgtgtaaaacgtacataaataaaaaaaattgtatacatattaggtatcgccgcgtccgtgacaacctgctctataaaattaccacatgatctaacctgtcagatgaatgttgtaaataaaaaaataaaaaacgctgccaaaaaagctatttcttgttaccttgccgcacaaaaagtgtaatatagagcaaccaaaaatcatatgtaccctaaactagtaccaacaaaactgccaccctatcccgtcgtttctaaaatggggtcacttttttggagtttctactctaggggtgcatcaggggggcttcaaatgggacatggtgtaaaaaaaaacagtccagcaaaacctgccttccaaaaaccgtatggcattcctttccttctgcgccctgccgtgtgcccgtacagcggtttacgaccacatatggggtgtttctgtaaactacagaatcagggccataaataatgagttttgtttggctgttaacccttgctttgtaactggaaaaaaaaaattaaaatggaaaatctgccaaaaaagtgaaattttgaaattgtatctctattttccattaaatcttgtgcaacacctaaagggttaacaaagtttgtaaaatccgttttgaataccttgaggggtgtagtttcttagatggggtcacttttatggagtttataatctgggggtgcatcaggggggcttcaaatgggacttggtgtcaaaaaaccggtccataataatcagccctccaaaaaacaaacggcgcacctttccctctacgccccgctgtgtggccgtacagtagtttacggccacatatggggtgtttctgtaaacagcagagtcagggcaataaagatacagtcttgtttggctgttaacccttgctttgttagtggaaaaaatgggttaaaatggaaaattaggcaaaaaaatgaaattctcaaatttcatcgccatttgccaataactcttgtgcaacacctaaagggttaacgacgtatgtaaaatcagttttgaataccttgaggggtgtagtttcttagatggggtcacttttagggagtttctcctctaggggtgcatcagggggcttcaaatgggacatggtgtaaataaaccagtccataaaaatcagccttccaaaaaccaaacggtgcacctttcactctacgccccgctgtgtggccgtacagtagtttacggccacatattgggtgtttctgtaaacggcagagtcagggcaataaagataccgtcttgtttggctgttaacccttgctttgttagtggaaaaaatgggttaaaatgaaaaattagacaaaaaaataaaattctcaaatttcctccccatttgccaataactcttgtgcaacacctaaagggttaacaacgtattcaaaatcagttttgaataccttgaggggtgtagtttcttagatggggtcctttttgggtggtttctattatgtaagcctcgcaaagtgacttgagacctgaactggtccctaaaaatttagtttttgtaaatttctgaaaaatttcaagatttgcttctaaacttctaagccttataacatccccaaaaaataaaatatcattcccaaaataattcaaacatgaagtagacatatggggaatgtaaagtcatccaaatttttgggggtattactatgtattacagaagtagagaaactggaactttgaaatttgctaatttttccaaatttttgttaaatttggtattttttggtgcaaaaaaaataatttttttgacttcattttaccagtgtcatgaagtacaatatgtgacgaaaaaacaatctcagaatggcctggataagtcaaagcgttttaaagttatcagcacttaaagtgactctggtcagatttgcaaaaaatggcctggtccttaaggtgaaatagggctgtgtccttaaggggttaaatgctcttactgagggaaggaggttgttggccaaaatctcgagatacatggccccatccatcctcccttcaatacggtgcagtcgtcctgttccctttgcagaaaagcacccccaaagatCTTTACAccccatgcttcacggttgggacggtgttcttggggttgtactcatccttcttccTTCAAAACAGTgagtggagttgataccaaaatgttatattttggtctcatctgaccacattaaCTTCTCCCaagcctcctctggatcatccagatggtcactgGCGAACTTCAAAACGGGACCTTGTGTGCCCTgtaggattttaatccatgactgcattgtgtgttactaacggtaatctttgagactgttATTCAAACAGGTGCaaataatacaggtaatgagtgcagagtaggagggcttcttaaagaaaaaactaaaaggtctgcgagagccagaattcttgctggttggtaagtgataaaaaaaatattttatgcaaTAAAGTGCAAATGAATTATTTaacaatcatacaatgtgattttatggattttttttattctgtgtctcATAGGTAATTACAGACCTCtctattctttgtaggtgggaaaagtTGCAAAATGGTTAGTGTATataacagatatatatatatataaaatttactgaaagttttgaaaaattctcatTTTTCTACGTTTGAATTTCTCTGTTTATAGCCTGTCGatgaccagtgccgtacatgtaaaaGTAAAACGTTAACAAAACACCTATATAAAATAGCTATTTTTGTAATCATACGGatcagcagaataaagataactTCATTTTATCCGTACAGTCTACACTTCAATgacaaaacccaaaaagctaTGGCAGAAGTGCTGCCTTTTCTTCATCCTGCTTtc
This sequence is a window from Bufo gargarizans isolate SCDJY-AF-19 chromosome 5, ASM1485885v1, whole genome shotgun sequence. Protein-coding genes within it:
- the ZBTB14 gene encoding zinc finger and BTB domain-containing protein 14 gives rise to the protein MDFFISMSETLKYNDDDHKTVFLKTLNEQRLEGEFCDIAIVVEDVKFRAHRCVLAACSTYFKKLFKKLEVDSSSVIEIDFLRSDIFEEVLNYMYTSKIAVKKEDVNLMMSSGQILGIRFLDKLCSQKRDVSTADENPSSPKNKYAYDTSLKISRQVGESNDNQDDEVEEIGDHDDSPSDDTVEGAAQVHEEEKLPTSTLRVQEAILKELGSEEVRKVNCYGQEVEAMESTEPKELAPQTPQALTFNEGINEVKDEQAPAWTTTTGDMKFEYLLYGHREQFACQACGKTFTDEARLRKHEKLHTADRPFVCEMCAKAFTTQAHLKEHLKIHTGYKPYSCEVCAKSFIRAPDLKKHERVHSNERPFACHHCDKAFKHKSHLKDHERRHRGEKPFICASCTKAFAKASDLKRHENNMHSEQRKQVTTSAIQSETEQLQAAAMAAEAEQQLETIACS